In Nostoc sp. CENA543, a single genomic region encodes these proteins:
- a CDS encoding GlsB/YeaQ/YmgE family stress response membrane protein — protein sequence MNIIAWVILGLLAGAIAKAIYPGTQGGGILSTMILGIIGAFIGGSLYSLFATGTLQLTATSLSLPGLLIAVIGAMIAIYLWGLISRSRSV from the coding sequence ATGAATATTATTGCTTGGGTAATATTAGGACTATTAGCTGGCGCGATCGCTAAAGCAATTTATCCTGGAACTCAAGGTGGCGGTATTCTTTCCACAATGATTTTAGGTATCATCGGTGCTTTCATTGGTGGTAGTTTATATAGTTTATTCGCCACGGGAACTTTACAATTAACTGCCACAAGTTTAAGTCTACCTGGTCTTTTAATTGCTGTCATTGGTGCAATGATTGCTATCTACCTGTGGGGACTAATCAGCAGAAGCCGCAGTGTGTAA
- a CDS encoding manganese catalase family protein: MFFHKKEPIHAVKVEEANPRFAQLLLEQFGGATGELSAALQYWVQSFHVEDAGIRDMLQDIAIEEFGHLEMVGKLIEAHTKNVDQTDVYKSTLFAVRGIGPHFLDSQGNAWTANYLNEGGDVVRDLRANIAAEAGARQTYEELIKLCPDQGTKQTLVHLLTREVSHTQMFMKALDSLGKLTDPFFGNIQPDETVDIYYNLSTNGHGQDERGPWNSEPTFKYIANPLEKR; the protein is encoded by the coding sequence ATGTTTTTTCACAAAAAAGAGCCTATTCATGCTGTCAAAGTCGAGGAAGCTAATCCTCGCTTTGCTCAATTACTTCTAGAGCAGTTTGGCGGAGCAACAGGAGAATTATCAGCAGCTTTACAATACTGGGTGCAATCATTCCATGTTGAGGATGCTGGAATTCGCGATATGCTGCAAGACATTGCAATTGAGGAATTCGGGCATTTAGAAATGGTGGGTAAACTCATTGAGGCTCATACCAAAAATGTGGATCAAACAGATGTTTATAAAAGCACTCTTTTTGCAGTCAGAGGAATAGGGCCTCACTTTCTAGATAGTCAAGGTAATGCTTGGACTGCAAACTATCTCAATGAAGGCGGAGATGTAGTTAGAGATTTGCGCGCGAATATTGCAGCCGAAGCTGGTGCGCGTCAAACCTATGAAGAATTAATTAAGCTATGTCCAGACCAAGGTACAAAACAAACTTTAGTACATCTTTTGACTAGAGAAGTTTCTCACACCCAGATGTTTATGAAAGCATTAGATTCACTGGGTAAATTAACAGATCCATTCTTTGGCAATATTCAACCTGATGAGACTGTAGATATTTACTACAATCTATCGACTAATGGGCATGGACAAGATGAACGCGGCCCCTGGAACTCTGAGCCAACATTTAAATACATTGCCAACCCATTAGAAAAAAGGTAA
- a CDS encoding DUF3891 family protein yields the protein MIVNPTPNGWEIIYHRAHALLAAQLAGQWRRKNSPARIYETLAAISHHDDLEKEWQEDNLTPGGAPMDFTMHQDTSVEKLADLVNNARYRGRWVTLLISKHMSRLHESKRGQCSELDQFLDEQLQNQQRWREELGIEKEDVDAAYAFMQWCDRLSLILCQQELPADERFLEISLGPDGQRYDIMQRSDHLLTVQPWPFEEDKFTVNVEACDLHQVKFGSNAELTHALQTAPIKVLEWTFVET from the coding sequence GTGATTGTAAATCCAACCCCAAATGGATGGGAAATTATTTATCACCGCGCCCATGCGTTGTTAGCAGCGCAACTAGCAGGACAATGGCGACGCAAAAATTCTCCAGCACGGATATATGAAACCCTAGCAGCCATTTCTCATCATGATGACTTAGAAAAAGAATGGCAAGAAGATAACCTGACTCCCGGAGGTGCGCCAATGGACTTTACCATGCACCAAGACACCTCCGTGGAAAAACTGGCTGATCTGGTGAATAATGCCCGTTATCGAGGACGCTGGGTGACTTTATTAATTTCCAAACATATGAGTCGTTTACATGAGTCAAAACGGGGACAATGTTCGGAACTAGATCAATTTCTAGATGAGCAACTGCAAAATCAACAGCGTTGGCGTGAGGAGTTGGGCATCGAAAAAGAAGATGTAGATGCGGCTTATGCTTTTATGCAATGGTGCGATCGCCTATCATTAATCTTATGTCAGCAAGAATTACCAGCCGACGAAAGATTTTTAGAAATTAGTTTGGGGCCTGATGGTCAACGTTATGACATTATGCAGCGTAGTGATCATTTGCTGACTGTTCAGCCCTGGCCTTTTGAGGAAGATAAGTTTACAGTTAATGTCGAAGCCTGTGATTTACATCAGGTCAAGTTTGGTAGTAATGCGGAACTTACTCACGCTCTGCAAACAGCACCGATTAAAGTGTTAGAGTGGACTTTTGTGGAAACTTAA